GAAATGCTTTAAAGGTAGGAAAGGAAGATACCAAAACCTTCCCACGAATTAGAGATAAAGAACCAGTTTTTGGAGCAGTTCCCTACCTCACCAAGCTTTGCCAACCCCAACTCTCTTTCCTTCTCAAGTAAACATAAAACTCCCAAATAACCCCACATGGCTTGATTTTTGGCTTCCATTCATCCATCTCAATGCCGTCGTTCCACCGCGACCATGGCCAGGCGCCGGAGTACAACCAGAGCCAGAACCAGAACCAGCACCACCACCGCAGAAGAAAATTGGTAAACACTCATCATAGTGGCAACACACACCCTTTGATCTGGATAGCAGCAATTCTCTGCACAATCATAGCCATAGGTGTTGTAGTGGCAGGCATAGTGGTTTTCGTGGGTTACATAGTGATCCACCCCAGAATCCCTGTGGTAAGCATCACCAATGCTCACCTTGACCTTCTCAGCAACGACTACGCGGGCCTTCTCCAAACCCAGCTCACCATCAGGGTGGTGGCCCAGAACGGGAACGCCAAGGCCCATGCAACCTTCTCCGACATAAGCTTCAACCTAAGCTACCAGGGCCAGCCAATAGCAAGGATGGTTGCTCAACCCTTCGATGTTGCCAAGAACAGCTCCAAGACACTCAACTACGTTGTTCGGTCTGCTTCCATTCCCTTGACACCGGAGCAGATGGAGGAAGTGGATGAGTCGTGGAAGCGTGACGTGATAGGGTTTGACTTGAAGGGAGGCGCCAGAACAAGGTGGAGAGTAGGACCCTTAGGTTCGGTTAAGTTCTGGACCAACTTGGAGTGTGAACTCAGGTTTCGCCCTTCCAATGGGAGTTACATTAAGCACTCACGCTGCACCTCTGAGTCCAAATGATTCTTGCTCCATTTTTTCCTTCTCCTTCTGTAAACACAAGAAACCAAACTCTTCCTTCTCCTTCTGCATATTTTCGCCTCTACCTTCCCCACATAGATTTTTACGGGTAATAAAATTGAGTATCTTTTAGATTCGTTGCTTTTGCAGGAGATATTTCAATCCTGCTATAGCGATATGACTCTGCACTGGACACTCTTTTTACGAAGCTTGTGGCTTTAATGGTATATATAGTGAATAATTAATTCGTCTTTGTATCCAACAAGTTACGTTCAATTTAGTTTTTCACCCCAGAAACACAAAAGGTTAACTTATCAAACAGTTTCTCTACGACAACATTCCTTGttcttccttttgtgattttGTTCATTGGGAATATTTTCTAGGTTTCTGCCAAGAATAGGAAAACTACAATTTTTAGAATGAACcaagttgaaagaaaaaaactgtttgaaaaatattttctcattCGCTCTCCAAGTTTAGGTATTCTCACACGACACTTTAGTATAGTTAAATCCCTTGTCACAAGTAATGAAAAGTAGAGGTGGAAATTCCAAAACTAATAGAAAAAATGGCATTTTCTTTAGAGCTAAGAAAACACACAAATATGGAAAATAATTGATCAGCATTTAGCATCACCAAGATTAGAAATTGAACTTCTAACATTAAAGAGGTGTGAAACATGGCACCTTTATTTGTTTTGGTGCCTTTCTAAAGTTTACATGTATATCGTCACTTTTCTCTCAGTAAGCATGCCTCAATTGCACATCTACTTTCCCTAATATGTTAAATGATGTGCAAGCCTAACACTTAATAGGCCTAAAACATGTGGATAATGCATTAACTAAGTTCAATAATGTTCAAGTTATTAAGTGTCAAAAGCTGAAAAATAAAGTAATGGATATATATGTTCCAGAACCAGAGAATGAAATAATGTGCTGTCTCAAGATAATCCCAATTCCtagatgataaaaaaatttcggaactgaaaaattaaccactcaaattgtataaaataaatCACTGAGAAATATAAGACAAGTGACGATAATTTGACGCCACTATTTTTCTCTTACATTGGGCTCAAGTTTCCGAATAATCAACAGAACACTGGTACAATGAGGACCTTCGGCATCAATAATGTTAGCAGCTTCATGTGTAGTTTTTGTGGGGTTGAGGAAAAAATTAGTAcccatttattttttgaatgtagaTTTGCATGGTTGTTGTGAAACCATTGTTACGTATGATTGAGGGTGTAGAGTACGTTTCACAACGTTCCACTGCTAAACTTCTCTCAGTTTAGGATCTATAATGTGTCTATTTTAGTAAATGAGGTTTGAGAAGTGATTTGGATCGCAATAGTCAAAGAGGTTTGGAAGCATAGAAACATGGTAATATTTAAAGGGGGTGTAGTGAATGTTTTTGCTGGTTCAATTAAAGGCTTGGACGTGGGTCACATCTAAGTCACATTCtacactttttttcttttctgattGGTCTCTTGACCTTTTGGTTTGTATGGAGATGGTCTCATGATATACTTTTTTTAGATGTAGGCTTGAACACcttaagtgtttctctctagtCCAGCTAGGTGTTTTATGTTAGGCTTATTTGGGGTTTTGTCTAGTAAGGAAGGTTAAAGGTTGtgtttatgtataagggtttaATCACTACTCAAGCGGTTCATATTTATTCCTTGTTTATTATCAATGTTGGCAGCTTCAATTTgctttcaattatttaattgCAAGATAAGCcatataatgtaaaaaatatatgctgaaatttttttattccacttccatgttaaaataataaaattcttcttgtaattttttcaattcaGCTTTTTTATggttaatttattattattttaattataagtgGACAAATTTCATTTGAGAGAAAGTTGTATAACACATTTAGAATAACTTATTATTCGAGATATGGTTCATGAATATTTTACCAAAACCcaaaagaataatttatttgaaacaTAAATCAGAACAAAACCCAAAAGAAAGCATACCAAACCGTACTTAACGGAATATTTTACGCATTAGGCAAAATATTTTAAGGACTTAGTGTGCATGAACAAATATCTTACTGTTAATACAATTCTTGAACTTAACCGAAATCGAGAAAGGTCATATCTAGGATTTGTAGCATCTATTTGGCAAACTAGTGAATGACAAAGTACAAGGTTTGCGAGAAATAGAAAAACATTTGTGTAAACTGAATTAGGATTTGTGTGAAAAAAACAACGTTCATTTTCTTAGTTCAGGAGAAACAGAGAGTGGATAAGCATGAAGCAGAGTTGGTGGTGATGGTTTTTGTAGTTTTGTTTTGAtacttttttcaaaattttctttaaGTAACACGTGCGTGCTCtctcaattatatatatattatagattaTAGATGTTTACACTTTACGTGGCAGGGCGAGGAAGCTTTCATTGCCACCTATTCACCATGCATCCCTTCAAACTCACGCTCTATTATCGTTGTCTTTGCACGCACTCAcgctcttcttcttcctttcactTTCCTTGCTCTTTTGGCTTTTCCTTCTGCTTTGCTCAATTGTAAGTCTCTTACTCTCTTCCTGCCAATGGTTTTTTCCACATTTCGCTTCTTTTTCCCGGGCTTTTTTTCATCCTTTTGGAATCTTCACGTTTCAAAGGTTTCATCTTCTCTTCTCTTGAACTTTCAGCTCACATCGAAATTCGCTTTCACGTTTTTCGTTATCTGGGCCTTGATCATTTCTGTGAAAGTTCCTTCTTCTTGTGAATTCATGGCCGTGGAACATATTTCCATTTTCAAGTTATGCCATTGCCCGTGGATGGTTCGTTTTATCATATtgactttttaaaaattttcacATTTAACCTTATTCTATCAATCGCTGTTTGTGAAGTTATTGGATGCCATAACATTTGGTGAAGGTCCAAGGGTAAATGCTGATATAGTTCAAGAGAAGTTCCTATTTTTGCATTGATATAGGATACAGGGTAATCTACTTTGGCTTCTCTTTGGTGTTCCTTTCTGATTCTGGAAGTGGGTTCATTCTTTTACTGATTCATGAATGCAATAAGCACATATAGAACAACATACTCAGAAAAAGGTTTTCTGTGATACCCTTTGCCCAACTGgcattattattgtttattgaCTATTGGATTCTGAATTTGGGTTTCATCCATCATAGAAGAATTCTACCAATTGTGCAGTCACAGTAAGTTAAGGGATTTTAAGGGAAAATGGTGAGACCTTGATTTGATAATAAGTAGCCATAAAATAAGTATCATCATTCACCAATGTGGTGTATTCATCTTCAGCAAATACCCTTTGACATATGCATCTGTTTTGTAAACAATGGATTCAGTATTCTGCTTAAGTAAATATACACAATTCAATTATATGTAGGAATACTTTGTGTGAATCATTAATCTTTGTTGGCCCACGTCAACTAGTGATAAAGTACAGTATATAAGGTCAAAATACAGTAGGGTACAAATATTGCCTTAAGAAGACTGGTTTTGTGAACACATAAGCTTACTTGTTAAAATGGTATAAGAGTCATGTTGAAAAGTATATCATAACGAGATTCGTTAGGCTATTATGCCACCTATCGGATTTGTACTCTCCACCAAGGCAACATTGGTAAAAATTAGCTGTTTTGTTAGTGTTTGTAGTTAAAATCAAGACCAACTCCTAAATTTAAGGATgacaatttgaatttgatttgaaTTTTAGTATAATTCTTTCTAGcgatatatataaacttttagAATTGGACAAAGTAAAACTAGTTAGAGGGACAATTAGCTAAAGGAGAGTATGCGAAAAGGAGGCATTCTGTCTTGTATCATTTAAGAAGACTGAGCAATAACTTTGTTGTGAAAGGAGAGATCTTTGTGAAGTGGAAATCCTTAGAGGAGGAGAATTCTTTCTCCTATTTTCTGTCCAATTTCATTCTAGCAATGAAATCAATCGTTATCCAGTTTTTACTGTAAATCCTTTTTGTTGTAATGTGAGATGACTTTCCTATTTCTAGTATGAAGTCTTTATAGTTGCACAATTGCCACCTAAGGCATGTGCTTTACTGATTTAGTCCAGTGAAGCTAAACAATTTTCTGCTTATTTATGTTCACCCTAGCTATTTAGTCCCCAGTAATTTTTTctcatgaatttattgatattgcAGGATGCCGTATAGTGAAACACTATGGACATTTTCAACATGTAATGATTGAGGAGGAAGAGCTTTCATTTTACTGATTAATGGCATTGATTTTTGAGCTATTGGCCAACATAATTCTCTTGGTGACGAAGCCTTTCTCTCTCCTTAAACTGGCATTCTGGTTTGGTATCAAAATAGCATTAACTGTCATATATACTTGGACGGAGTTGATCGGGACTACTATTAGCTTCTATTTAAACATAGTATTAAGTGTTATGACATGGACATCTGGGCTTATCTGCCTGCCCGCAAGAGTTGTGAATGTCTTTCAAAGGGAGAGGCAGGTTAGTTTTCATTTGGCATTCATTTTCCCCTAGATCAAAAGAtgtttaattttcaattactaGTTTTGATTTCAGCATAGTACAAATTAATTTTGCTCAAATAAGAGTTCAACAATTTCCCTCTCATAATGCTGAAGAATGGTATAGTTCTTTAGCTAGAGCTGGATGGATCATCCTTCTTCccttatttatatttaactaaCCCCTCTAACCAACCAACTAACTCATTAATATTTTAACCATCTTAATAAACTTCTTCTCCTTACATCCTAACAGTTTATGTGTTGATTGAAGTTTGAAGATTTAGCACTAAATATAGTTTAAGGGCAGATTAATTTTACTTACCCTTGGAGCAAGAAGATGAAGGCTGTTAGtatcaaataaaatagaaaaagtgCAGTAGCTTTAAGTTGATAAAGAGATGGGAGAAGGAAAGTATAGAGACAAAAAGCTGGGAGAGGAGCACGACACCATAGTGAAACATTCCTTTGATAGGCTAAATACatgttaaattttgttttattggGTTGGCATATGTTTTTGCCTGATGATCTTCCCCTTCTTTGAGCATCATCGTTAACAAGAATGGGGTGGGGTCAGTTGGTGCTGTTAGAGTGGCCCCAACCTTATTCTTCTCCAATTCTCCCTAGGCATGtagtttatcttatttttagATCCAATGGTGGTTATGTTGTTATTGCAGCTAGAACAAAAACTACATGGAATGCAGATAGATCTGGAGAATCTAGTGAGGGATAAGAAAAAACTTCAAGAACATTTTCAAATGGCTGTCAAAGAGCGCAGAATGATGGAGATACTATTAGCAGAGATTGAAGAGGAGCATGATATGGCCATTGCCAAAATTGAAAAGTTAGAGGGAAAGGTAAATAGTTTATATCCTTGCACCTGCGTTGTATTACCTGAATGTGATAAAACTTATCACTTGTTGATGCTACTTGTTGAAAGACTTTTACTTTTGAGCTTATGATAAGGTGAGCTTGCTAAAtccttaataaaattaaaaggttGAGAACATTTTCTGTTATGAAGTTTATTTCAATATACATTGCATTCAAAAGTATAGTTTATTAGCAGGGTAACAGACGGAAGCAACTACTTTTAATCTATATCCTAGTGCTGGTTTGTTAGTTCTAGAAATTATAATTCAAGTTTTTACTTGGAAGTTGTAAACtataaaatcaaaatacatttgaggtttcaatatttttaaatgtgCCTAGTTGTATAGACTTAGCTTGTTGTTGACACTAAGTAACAAGCAAAATTTTAATATCTTAATATCTGCAATCATCAGAAATCAAAGTCAATACCATACTAATGTAAGTATTTCATAAAAGTCTACAAGGTTGACATATGTTTAGCTAAGTGCACCAAATTTAGTAGAAAACACTTGTATTTCTTCAATTTAACATTTTTTGAAAGTTGGCACAAGTTAACATGGTcaaattattgtatataagtataAGTGAATATAAATTTCACCTCACAAACTGATTTTACGAGATTAAGTTAACGTTGGGTTAACAATTGATTGTGGGTTTTCTACTGATTGGATAATGAACCTTACTATCACTGTGTTGTCCAATTCTTATCTTTAACTTGAGCTTCTGGAATTGTATGCATGATCGAATAGTTTTTCCTCATTTGATGTCTTGTCTGTGACTCGTATCTCTTGACAGTTGCGGGATCAGATAAATGAAAATCTTCGGCTGAAAGAAATTCGAGGAAAGGGCTCCAAAGATCAAAGAATAAGTGAGAAATTCCAAAAGATTTCCCTTCATGATCTTCTAACGAGCAAAGATCTAGGTGAAGATGAGAGCAAAACCAGAAGTGACTTGCTTAAACTCTTGAAAACCGGTTCAAAGTCTGGGTTAATTAGTCCCGAAATGATCTCAAAGGATGTAGAAACAATGGAAACACTAGAACTTAACCATCATCGAGACATTGCTCTGTCACAATCACTTTTTACTGCCCTTATGTCACTTATGGTTGGAGTCACTGTGTGGGAAGCTGAGGACCCTTGCACGCCTCTTGTGGTGGCTCTCT
The sequence above is a segment of the Phaseolus vulgaris cultivar G19833 chromosome 2, P. vulgaris v2.0, whole genome shotgun sequence genome. Coding sequences within it:
- the LOC137811102 gene encoding NDR1/HIN1-like protein 12: MPSFHRDHGQAPEYNQSQNQNQHHHRRRKLVNTHHSGNTHPLIWIAAILCTIIAIGVVVAGIVVFVGYIVIHPRIPVVSITNAHLDLLSNDYAGLLQTQLTIRVVAQNGNAKAHATFSDISFNLSYQGQPIARMVAQPFDVAKNSSKTLNYVVRSASIPLTPEQMEEVDESWKRDVIGFDLKGGARTRWRVGPLGSVKFWTNLECELRFRPSNGSYIKHSRCTSESK
- the LOC137811103 gene encoding uncharacterized protein, which produces MALIFELLANIILLVTKPFSLLKLAFWFGIKIALTVIYTWTELIGTTISFYLNIVLSVMTWTSGLICLPARVVNVFQRERQLEQKLHGMQIDLENLVRDKKKLQEHFQMAVKERRMMEILLAEIEEEHDMAIAKIEKLEGKLRDQINENLRLKEIRGKGSKDQRISEKFQKISLHDLLTSKDLGEDESKTRSDLLKLLKTGSKSGLISPEMISKDVETMETLELNHHRDIALSQSLFTALMSLMVGVTVWEAEDPCTPLVVALFAVVGMSLKSVVQFLSSIRKKPASDVVALLSFNLFILGTLSYPTLPKVPRMLAPLVLRLMD